One genomic region from Strix uralensis isolate ZFMK-TIS-50842 chromosome 5, bStrUra1, whole genome shotgun sequence encodes:
- the DUS4L gene encoding tRNA-dihydrouridine(20a/20b) synthase [NAD(P)+]-like isoform X1 codes for MIGDIIETKQCQLKDPMDLFHSGQVVKICAPMVRYSKLAFRTLVRKYSCDLCYTPMIVAADFVRSAKARDSEFTTNKGDHPLIVQFAAKEAQVLCDAARIVCPFADGIDLNCGCPQRWAMSEGYGACLINKPELVQDMVRHVRNQIDNPRFSVSIKIRIHEDLKRTVDLCQKAEATGVSWITVHGRSVEERHQPVHYDAIKIIKQSMSIPIVANGDIKTLKDAENVHHLTGADGIMVARGLLANPAMFAGYEETPLQCIQDWVDIALEHGTPFTCFHHHLMYMMERITSKQEKKVFNVLSSTSAVLDYLNDHYGV; via the exons ATGATTGGTGACATCATAGAAACTAAACAATGCCAACTAAAAGATCCCATGGATTTGTTTCATTCTGGGCAAGTTGTAAAAATATGTGCCCCTATGGTCCGCTATTCAAA GTTGGCTTTCAGAACCTTGGTTAGGAAATACAGTTGCGATTTGTGCTACACACCAATGATAGTGGCAGCTGATTTTGTGAGATCTGCAAAAGCTAGAGACAGTGAATTTACAAcaaacaaag GTGATCATCCATTGATCGTTCAGTTTGCTGCTAAAGAAGCACAGGTTTTGTGTGATGCTGCCCGTATCGTCTGCCCTTTTGCAGATGGAATAGACCTGAACTGTGGCTGTCCTCAGAG atgggCAATGTCAGAAGGTTATGGTGCTTGCTTAATAAATAAACCAGAGCTAGTTCAAGATATGGTGAGACATGTACGGAATCAGATTGACAACCCTAGATTTTCAGTATCTATTAAAATAAG GATCCATGAGGACTTAAAAAGAACAGTTGACCTGTGTCAAAAAGCTGAAGCAACTGGAGTTTCATGGATTACAGTACACGGGAGAAGTGTAGAAGAAAGACACCAGCCTGTACATTAtgatgcaattaaaataattaaacaaagcATGTCTATACCTATTGTGGCTAATGGAGAcattaaaactttaaaagatgctgaaaatgttCATCACTTGACAGGAGCAGATG GTATAATGGTGGCTAGAGGACTCTTAGCAAATCCAGCTATGTTTGCAGGATACGAAGAGACACCTTTACAGTGCATCCAGGACTGGGTTGACATTGCTCTTGAGCATGGAACTCCTTTTACATGTTTTCACCACCACTTAATGTACATGATGGAACGGATaacttcaaaacaagaaaaaaaagtttttaatgttttatcaAGTACCTCAGCAGTGCTAGATTATCTGAATGACCATTATGGTGTGTGA